A single Pseudomonas sp. HN11 DNA region contains:
- a CDS encoding ShlB/FhaC/HecB family hemolysin secretion/activation protein: MWRSVRRTRLSLLSAFLGLGTTVMAQAAPLQNTPGVTDLIRDRQDRLLEEQQRRLEELKDLPGKTAAPAKPTAPADTRCFLIKTIELTGADALSEGERDSLLKPYIGQCLGVPQLNDLLKVITDRYLAKGLVTSRAYLPQQDLSSGNLKIQVVEGKLEGLKGAEGSGITDRQLAMSFPGKPGDLLNLREIEQMVDQLNRLPSNQAQMELAPGKAVGGSDVLVKNTAQKPWRVGLSRNNGGQRSTGEQQWGANLDWDNPLGLADQLSLRSGHDAVSDHQKTSRNSMLNYSLPFGWWTASYSYSESEYRSRAEANNFKFKQTGDSQNHQLRLERVIHRDALSKTSLSTGVAYLRTNNYIEDSKLALSSNRLSEAQFGINHGRRIGGSFLNMDLGMQDGIGAFDAQANRHAGPGQPDARYRKYTATVSYLYPFQLWGESFSFSSLMTGQHSEDVLFSPQRMSLGGQSSIRGYKDQMLSGDSGGYWRNDLRWSRPVTWAWLQPVLSEYGTSLGYDRGVISHDRYNAEQHGRMSSNSLDLFARGKNVAATVTFAHSLERPDAITEREAPIYFRLDFFL; this comes from the coding sequence ACGGTTATGGCCCAAGCCGCGCCCCTGCAGAACACACCAGGCGTCACCGACCTGATCCGCGATCGTCAGGATCGCCTGCTCGAAGAGCAGCAACGCCGCCTCGAAGAACTCAAGGATCTGCCCGGCAAAACCGCTGCCCCCGCCAAACCGACAGCCCCGGCAGACACCCGTTGCTTTTTGATCAAAACCATCGAACTCACCGGCGCTGACGCTCTCTCCGAAGGCGAGCGCGACAGCTTGCTCAAGCCCTACATTGGCCAGTGCCTGGGCGTGCCTCAGCTCAATGATCTGCTCAAGGTCATCACCGACCGCTACCTCGCCAAAGGCCTGGTCACCAGCCGTGCCTACCTGCCGCAACAGGATCTCTCCAGCGGCAATCTTAAAATCCAGGTGGTCGAGGGCAAGCTGGAAGGGCTGAAGGGCGCCGAAGGCAGCGGCATTACCGACCGCCAACTGGCGATGAGTTTTCCGGGCAAGCCGGGTGACTTGCTCAACCTGCGTGAAATCGAGCAGATGGTCGACCAGTTGAACCGTTTGCCATCGAACCAGGCGCAGATGGAACTGGCGCCAGGCAAAGCGGTGGGCGGCAGCGATGTGTTGGTCAAAAACACCGCGCAAAAGCCTTGGCGCGTGGGGCTCTCGCGCAATAACGGCGGCCAGCGCAGCACGGGCGAGCAGCAGTGGGGCGCCAACCTCGATTGGGATAACCCGCTGGGTCTGGCTGACCAACTCTCACTGCGCAGTGGCCACGATGCGGTGAGCGACCACCAGAAAACTTCACGCAACTCGATGCTCAATTACAGCTTGCCGTTTGGCTGGTGGACCGCCTCGTACAGCTACAGCGAAAGCGAATACCGCTCGCGGGCCGAAGCCAACAACTTCAAGTTCAAGCAGACCGGTGACAGCCAGAACCACCAGTTGCGCCTGGAGCGCGTCATACACCGTGACGCCTTGAGTAAAACGTCGCTGAGCACGGGCGTGGCTTACCTGCGCACCAACAACTACATCGAAGACAGCAAGCTGGCCCTGAGCAGCAACCGCCTCAGCGAAGCCCAGTTCGGCATCAATCACGGGCGACGCATCGGCGGCTCATTTCTCAATATGGACCTGGGTATGCAGGACGGCATCGGCGCCTTCGACGCCCAGGCCAATCGCCACGCAGGCCCCGGCCAGCCGGATGCGCGCTACCGCAAATACACCGCCACGGTGAGCTACTTGTACCCGTTCCAACTGTGGGGTGAGTCGTTCAGTTTCAGCAGTTTGATGACCGGCCAGCACAGCGAAGACGTGCTGTTCAGCCCGCAGCGCATGAGCCTGGGCGGGCAGTCGTCGATTCGCGGTTACAAGGACCAGATGCTCTCCGGCGACAGCGGCGGTTACTGGCGCAACGACCTGCGCTGGAGCCGCCCGGTGACCTGGGCCTGGCTGCAGCCGGTGTTGTCCGAATACGGCACCAGCCTCGGTTACGACCGCGGCGTGATCAGCCACGACCGCTACAACGCCGAGCAGCACGGGCGCATGAGCAGTAACTCCCTGGACCTGTTTGCACGCGGCAAGAACGTCGCAGCGACAGTGACCTTTGCACACTCTTTGGAACGACCGGACGCGATCACTGAACGCGAAGCGCCGATCTATTTTCGCCTGGATTTTTTCCTTTAA